Genomic window (Candidatus Saccharibacteria bacterium oral taxon 488):
GTCATAATCGGCCAATCGATGCGGACGGGCCCACACCAATTCTCTGCCCGCCACGACTTCATCAGTCTCACCATAAAACACGTGCGCCAACGTTGATGATAATATTTCCTTCCCCACAAGGACACGAATATAACAATCACCTGCATGGGTTAGCGGCAGCTTATCCACCGCCAATTTCTCGCGCGCCTCCCGCTGAGCGGCAGCCAAGACCGACTCATCATCAATATGTAGCTTGCCGTACGGCAGTGTCCAGGTATCGATATGCGGCTGTTTGGTGCGCCGCTGGAGCAGCACATCGCCATTGGCATTTTGGACGACAATCATAGTAATAATTTTTGGTTGGGTACGAACTTTGAGCGATTTAATACTAACTCTATCGACGTACGACAACCCCTCCCGCCCGAGGCAGTATCCATCATCCGTCTTGATGACGAATCCTCGCTTCTTCAATATATTTAAGTGATAGGTATAGAGATTAGTATCGACTTTTGGCGGCCGCATATCCCGAAATCGCGCATATTTCATATGCATCAACACGCCAAGGATATGCTTCTGGATGTGATGTTCGGGGATAAATTGGTCAATCATAGTTGAGTCAAATTATACTTGCTATTCATACTAGTAATTCTACACTACAATCACTGGTGTCATCAACACAACTAAAGGAGCGACGCTTATGTCAATCGAATCACTCATCCACACACCCGAATTTGAAGGGAGATTGCCCGTAGAGACTGAGCGTAAATTCATGGCTATCTTTCCGGAAAAACTCACCGATCTGCGCAAAGAAGCCGAGCCGATTGAACAGTTATATCTATCACACCCGGACGAGCCATTTAGTCTACGCCTCCGCTCAACCCTTAAGCGTGATACCGGCAAGCTACATTACGAAGCAACCCTCAAAGACAATGGCTTCCAGAGTGGCGATGGTCTGCGTCGACTAGAGGTGACGACTGAGATTAGCCCCGAGTTATATGAATACTACCGTAACGACGAGACACCAATTATCCGCAAACTACGCGCCGAACCGCTACCCGGTGTCGTTATTGATTTTTTCGAAAACGACGGTCTAGTACAAGCTGAATTAGAAGATAATGGATCATGGCAACAATTTACTGACCAGTTTGGTAATATATTCATGGAAGTGACCGGTGAAATAATGGCTACCAGTGAGTGGCAGGCGCACTACGACTTCCGGCGTGAGCACGAGGGTCGCGAGGCACTGTCAATTCAGCCGGACCTCAACATTGAAAATATCGTCTCTGATATTCTCACCCCTACCGCAAACTCTCCGCGCATCATCCATATCGCTGGCCGTAGTGGCTCTGGTAAATCAACCATCGTCAAACAACTCCGCAAGCGGCTGGATGAGCTCAACATTAACTCAATTACTATGTCGACTGATGACTACCACCGTGGCGCAACCTATCTTTATTACCGCAATAATCATCAGCCATGGCAGCACTGGGATGACCCGTTTGTATACGACACCGAAACAATGGCCGTCGATCTACAGAACCTCATTAATAATAAGGAGATATACCATCGCCACATGAATTGGCAAACCGCGGAGCCTTATGTACAGGGTACGGTCA
Coding sequences:
- a CDS encoding NUDIX hydrolase translates to MIDQFIPEHHIQKHILGVLMHMKYARFRDMRPPKVDTNLYTYHLNILKKRGFVIKTDDGYCLGREGLSYVDRVSIKSLKVRTQPKIITMIVVQNANGDVLLQRRTKQPHIDTWTLPYGKLHIDDESVLAAAQREAREKLAVDKLPLTHAGDCYIRVLVGKEILSSTLAHVFYGETDEVVAGRELVWARPHRLADYDLAPAVEQIVARTFFHDPFFFEEFVAELNEVIERRDYDN